Genomic DNA from Mus musculus strain C57BL/6J chromosome 11, GRCm38.p6 C57BL/6J:
GGTAACCATAAAGGAATATTCAAGATTAATGCTTTTGAAGGAAAACGATTTTCCTGCTTTTAATAAGAGAACAGTATACATATTCTTGTAGGACAACTACAAAAAGTCAAAGCAGCACACAGATTTTGTCAATCAGTTTAATATATGTCATAGGTAGTTCATATGAATGCTTGTTACAAAATTAGCTGCCACGGTCTGATGTATGGGACTTTAAGAAAGCTTATATTACTTAAACGATAACTAAACACATAAATTTTGattctaaatgtattttaaagatttgtaaaACAATGTTAAGTCTAAAATTATCTGGCCTTAAAGTGATttaattttgtgttatttttaataacttaaaCTTGTGAACTGTTAAAAAACATTACACTTGAATATCCCAGTGCATATATTTCTATTAGCCTACACAAAGCCATGTGAAAAACTCCATACAATTCCCAAGGCAACAGCACACACAGTTTTCACCGCAACTCACTGTTACTGCATCAGAACACAGAAAGCATCAACAAAACCCCACTACCCGCTCCCAAAGCAAAAACCACCCTTTCCCACCCCAGCAAAAATGACCTGGTACAAGCAAAGACTTaagaaatgctttctcagtaggAAGCATTTATAAAATGCAGAGATCTCAACAAGCCAAATGCTTATGCACAGAGAGGAACCTCTCCCTACCATCGCTTCCGCCTCATGAGTCAGACAAAATTctgattcatttaaaaaaagctcactttttaaaagcatatttgtgtatATCGATTGGTTATTTGTTTCAAGAAAGTACAAACCGGCCTTGTGGACGATATAAAAGCAGGCGTGGAAGCAAAGTGCACGCCTAAGACAGAGATCAGCTCCTCCATGAACACCTACCAGGCtgcagcaagcaagcaaaccactGTGACCTCACAGAGCCCAGCCACCTGACTGCTGCTGAGCGGAGGGAGCTAGGTGAAGCACTTCACCTTGTCATGCATTCTTGCTCAAGAAAAATAAGCACATAACTACTTCAAATCCAGCACTCACAGTGTCATTAGCTCATAGTATCAGGCAATGAGAAACTGCTCCTGTACTACCTACATCTAGAATCTTCCACTGACTTACAGTATCCTAATACCGACAGATTCCCTCCTATAATACTGCCATAGCACCACCCACACACAAACCATACGCTGTACTATGCTCTAAGTCTCTGAATTTATCACCACATAGTGTTCTACGTTCCACTTTTTTCACAAGTTTAATGTGGACACAGAAAAAACAAGCAATGTTTATTGTGCAATTCCAATAGATATTAGGGTCTTGGTTTAGAGTCAGTCTCCATAGTTATTTCAACTGTCCAGTTTAAACAAAGAGCAACAATCTACCTAGAAATTTCATGATCGGTCTTCAAACACCAAAGTAACGCACTGATGATTCacattataatttaaatatattttaaaactacacaTACTTTATATACCGCTCCttttataaaataatcaaaataatttgATTATCTGGAAGGAAATAACTGAAAGAGCCCTTTCATTGTATCTATAACCTCTGTAGAACTCTAAACCGAGAGGAGAGGGTGAGATAAAGATCTCTCAGTCAGCAGAGACTCGTGACTGTTAGGTGCAGACTCCTGCTTTTCCTGTCTCCGGTGGACGGAGAGCTAACGGCAGCAAGGACACAACCTCTGCAACCAGCTCTACATGGCTTTCACTttgatttgtttcattttcatttgcttCTTCTCCAACTTCTTTTGTTCTCTCCTCAAAGCAGCTTCCTGTGtaacagggaggggaagagggtcCAAATTAAGCTCTAAGGACACACTAAAACCCAGGGGCTGGGGAACCGGTTTGGTGGTTAGACCTCAGGATGCTTCTGCAGAAGACCCAAGCTCTGTTCCAAGCATCTGTCAGGTGGTTCACagctgcctttaattccagctccaagggatctgatgcatCTGAACTCCACACCGGGCACCTCCACTCACCCTATTATTActcaaaatcctttttttttgagagtggCAGTGCTAGAagtttgaaatagggtctctctttgtatagtcctagctgtcctggaattcactcctcccgagtgctgggattaaagatgtgcaccaccactgcccaactttgTGCACATTTCTACAGAGAATTATAGTAGACAGTAGGGTAGAAATAGGCATGTagataattcaaaacaaaacagcagtttTGGGGCAATCTCACAAAAacctcaaccctagacaaagaactgcaggcagcTGAGGAACTCTGATAGCAGGAGAACCAGCCTTCCCAGATAAGAGCATCAACTGGTTACCCAGTACCCAAAGGGTCAGTTCTGAAAACTGCACACAGCTAACAGCAGACAGACTCAATAGACTGTATTTATATAGTTAAGGTATGCAAGAGcatgcacacgcgcacgcgcacgcacgcgcgcacacacacacacacacacacacacacacgtcactacaacaaagaaaaagaagccctAAGTTTGAAAGAGAGCTGTGGAAAGGAACTAATATATGGGAGGTTTGGAAGGGAGGACAAGGAAGAGGGAAATGGTATAATTGTAATCTCGAAACAGGgatggggatttagctcagtggtagagcgcatgcctagcaagcacaaggccctgtacctgtcctcagctctgagagagagaaaaaaaaaaacgacaaAATAATCTTAAAACATAAAACCACATAATAGAGAAGCTGAGCCCAGCAGCCGAGCCTCTGAGTGTCTCACTTCCAGCCTGCGCTGTTTCTCAGGGTCCTCCTCGTTCATGATCCGCTCCTTCTcagctctttttttctcctcacGCCGAGACTGTgcagcctcctgtctctgcacaTGTGTCAGCTTCAGAAAGTTCTCTTCCACACGAGCCCGGTTCTTATCTgctttttgtttccccttccccagaaaacaaagacttcatAAGGAACCAATTCTAATGCACAGGAGAAAACCCAACTTAGCATGGCTCAACTCCTCCCCTTTGACACTTTCAAGTCAACCAGCAAAGGCTGGGTCGCTGCAGTCACTGACAGCTGCTGCCCATCAGGGGAAAACCCAACAATAATAGGGGCTGGTTTGTAAGAAAGGACTAGGGACTTACTTCTCTGTTGAGTCGGAACTTTTTGGCTTTATCGATAGAATAAATCACCATGTTCATCAGGGGTAGCAAAGACTCCATATCCTTTGGGTATGTGTTACCTGAGCCAGGCACTGGAAAACAAAGCCATTTTCCTACTGAGTAATGGCAGCATTAACACTTCTGGGTTGGCAGTCTGTCTGTTTTAATGCTAACAGTGTAGCTCCTTGGAGGAACCCAGAAATCAACAAGGAGGAAGGAAGTTAGCAGTGCTGCAGTTTTAGAGCTATTatttcagaaggaaaaataatctcaaaaacaTTTGAGAGGAAGCCAAGCACTAGACAGACAGGACCCAGAACACTTACCATTAAATGTAAACAGTAGCGTCCTCTTGGTGTCAGGCAGCTTTAAAGGCTGGCCTTCCCTGTCATCAGAGAGAAGTCTGTTAAGAGATTGTAAGCAAGGACCCGTCCATCTATGCATACCAGCACACATCTGACTCAGGTGGGCAAATACCTGCAAACAGCAGTAAGTGTACTCTGCACCTCCAAGTCACAGGTAAGCACAGGACACTCTGCTACATGTGAACCCCTCCAGGGATGTTTCCAGTAGACAAGATATAACCACTTTCACCTGGGGAGCCAGAAATGCCTCTATTTAAGAATGAGGCcatgggctggagggatggctcaggggttaagagcactgactgctcttccagaggtcctgagttcaattctcagcacccatatggtggctcacaaccatctgtaatgggaatccaatgccctcttctggtgtgtctgaatagagtatagtgtactcacagacattaaataaataaacaaacaaaaaaaatgaggcCATACTTCTAAAcacttttgcttattttttaatttctaaatttctatttatttatgtgttggagtgttttgcctgcatgtatgtgtgtatgcagtgcccatggacGTCCGAGAAGGGTGTCaaatctcctggaattggagttaagagTGGTTTTTAGCCTTCATAAGGGAGCTGGGAAGCCAGCCCTGGTCCCTGAGTACATGAGCGATAATTCACTCTGAACGACTGGGTCAGGCTAACGAGGCTACCTGTGGTGTTCCAACATAAAGCTAATAAGGGAAATGAATTCAATGCTTTGACTTTATACATACTCTTGCATAATCTTTGGACCAGAGAACTGGTCTGAAAAATGAACAGATTCAATCTTATCAGCATAGTGTGTAAGAAAATGaaccatctgaaaaaaaaaacaaaacagaaagaatattaacTAGTTTAGTGCACTCCCAAGCTTTCATAGATATTCACTTTTTAATCCATACTTTTATAAAATGTCATTcagattaaaatatttcttttaaaaaaattacctcaCCTTCAATTTAAAGAGATGGTTctcttagtcccagcactggggagtcatgagatcaaggccagcctggactacaaaagcaagttccagcacagccagggctattctcTGCAGTCACCCTCCAGCCTTAGTCCCTCCCATGACAGGATCACAAGTGCCCACCCTGTGTGCCCACCTTTACTTATACAAACTGAAACTCAAGACTAGACTGAagtcttaaacaaacaagcaaacctgaATGTTGCCTTGGAGTGGCGGTGCACATCTTTATTTGTAGCATTTGGGGggatagaggcaggtggacctctatgagccagggttacatagtaagactcaaaaattaaaacaaaaaccttgaAAGTCAATGGGTCTTTTAGagaactttttattttacttgtgcatgtcaatgtgtgtgcatgtgtgctgtgtacCTGGGGAAGGCAGGAGAGTCACATCCCTCATAGCTGGAGCTGTGGGACACTTAGCTTGTCAGGAAGGTGCTAGGACAAGAGCTacagtcctttctttttttttttttccctgagacagggtttctctgtgtagccctggctgtcctggaactcactctgtaaaccaggctggccttgaactcagaaatccgcctacctctgcctcccgagtgttgggattaaaggtgtgtgccaccactgcccggcctgcaAGCTACCGTCCTTACAATTgctcggtgctcttaaccgcatgCTGTCTGTCTCCTGGACTGACAGCCCTCTGCTGAGCTATCAGCAGGAGCaagcagtgcacacctgtaactaaTGAACGGCTCAGAGGAGACCTGTCCCAACTGTAGGAGATCACCAGCTCAACATGAGAGCTAGCCAATGCCTCAATTAGAATGGCAGAAAATCGACAGCTGTGTTACCCAGTTGATCAAAATCAGGTAGATTACTGTAAGTTACACAAAGAATGCTTATCATGAGTGATTGTAGTCAGAGATTATTTGCCTGTTGCTTTAGCAAGGGTCAAGTAAAATTCAGTATGTGAGATATAtaacgtgtacacacacacacacacacacacatttcttcatttatttggaGAGTCTCTCCTTGTACTACCTAGCCTGGTCTAGAACTCATGACGTCATACACATGCACTGGAGCACATCCCGTACCACATTTACCTTTGTATCCATCATTCCCTCTGTGACTTCTCCCATTTCTGACAGAATGGCCAAAGAGTCTGGCAGTCCATACTTTGCTCCAGACTTTGGTTTATCACTGCAAAACTCACTCTGGAAGAAAAATCGAAAACAGGAAACATGATATTTTATACAGTTCTTCCCAGACTGCTAGGTatgtacaatcttttttttttttttttggtttttcgagacaaggtttctctgtatagccctagctgtcctggaactcactttggagaccaggctggcctcgaactcagaaatccgcctgcctctgcctcccaagtgctgggtacAATCTATTTTGAAGTGGTGCTTAACATCTGAGAGACAGAACTGTGCTGTCCTACAGAGCTGAACTTCTTTGTGATGAAGAGGCAGTTTTGACAAACATTTAAATTAGAGCAACTTGACATACCAGATCCTGCATCTCTTTCTGTAGTCGCAGCAAAGCTTTGCGAGTGCCGACAGCAAACACGTATGTGTCCATGTCCTCGTCATTCATTGTTACTTTtatttgctttaaaaagaaaacaagacaagacaagactcgCTTACTGAGTTCTATGGTGGGTAGGTTTCTAAATGGCCCTAAAAGTTCAGCCTTCTGGTATCCACACTCTTCCCGTGAACAGGGTTCTTGGGTGTGACAGGGGACCCCCAGGGGGTTGATTCCAACTAAGGAAAGAGCACTGTCTTGGGTATGAGAAACGATCCAGCAAGTTAATAAGATAACTGGGCCTCAGCTGGAGAAGAGAAGCTTTGGGACCTACATGACCATCAAGGAGAGGGATGGATTAAAGTCCTGAGGTCCAGACCTCCAGACCTGGGTAGCTCCTAGTTGATGGGCAGTGAAAGAACAGCTAACTATGAATACAAGGAACTGAATGTGCTTGGAAAGAAGGAAACACAAGCCCGGCTGACGCCGTTTTCAGCCTTGCAGGCCTAAGCAAAGGACCCAGCTAACCCACTCTGGGCCGCTTATGTACTCATTCACTGTGAGATTATAAATTGTTCtggtttccctttttcctttccttttgtttgtttggctttttgttgttattgctgttgtttttgttttgcttttgagacaaggtctcaaaaatttttttttaaaggttgctGGTTATGGAAATggatacctttaattccagtttgagggctggtctacaaagttagactctcaaaaaaaaaaaaccaaaaccaaaagaaaaaaaccacacacagaaaaagatttattatttctattctgttatatgtttgcctgcatgcttatctgtgcaccatgtgtgcagCACctttggaggctagaagagggcactggatcccctggaactagagtaacAGAATGTTGGTTAAGAGCTGGGTGTTGGTTCTACAATCCAGGTATTGTGGAAGAGCTCCAACTGccgagctgagccatctctctagaccccgaTGGTACTATTTTAAACTGATCAGTTTTGTGGCAAATTGTTATGAAGAAACACGGCACTAatactctttcagaggtcctgagttcgatccctagccaccacatggtggctcacaaccatctgtaatgggatcctatgccctcttctggtgtgtctgaagagagcaatggtgtactcatatatataaattaaaaaaaaaaaaaaaagaattacatctAGGTTTGTCACAGGTTTCTGGAACAGAACTAAAACCTTTATGCTTCATTATTTGTAAGAAACCCCTTTCAATCAGCCTGTGTTCACACTAATTTAAGTTCTCCACACAGCTTCAGGAATTGCGGGCTGATCATGTGATAGAGCAAACGCTGAGGGCTGAAACTTTCAGCCCTCCTCAAGGTCCTGAAGAAGAGGAACACGGAGCTTTGTGCTTTAGAAACCCTTGAGCCACATTCAGAAAGCTTCCATATTTGTAAGCGTGTGGATTCACTAAAACAGCAGGATGCTCAGAGATGATAAAGAGGCTCCACACTCCTCCGTCCCTTTCCAcagcatctcactgtgtagctctggccagGCTgagttcactctgtagcccaagctggagctccctatgtagtctaggctggctgaTCCACCTGCAGACTCACCAGTGCTGgcatggcattaaaggcgtgcgctaccatgcctggcaccctctccccccgccccccaaactgGCTATTGCTGAGTTGTGTCCTCAATAAGTCAGTAAATATAAGCAAAGGTTTGCCATGAATTCTGTGAATCATTCAAAAAAAGTTATTAAACCTGGAGGGAGGCAATGGGAACCCTCAACTTGCCCAGCCAAAAGTGCATATGGTATGGTGGCCTGGGGTTTGAAATTTCCTCACAAGTAGAGACACTGAGGGTAGGGAGTGGGGCCTGAACCCTTCAACCTGTAGAACCTGAAGCTAATTCCAGGCAGTGTCAGAAATGAATTGTTGAATCCCAGCTGATGTCTagacaatccaagaacacatgtggtacacagacagacatataggcACCTCacacataaaattcaaaaatCTTTTTTCCAAAGGAGGGTCCCAGGATGCTAAATGTAGGAAAAAACCTGGTAAATGAtagctgtattaaaaaaaaaatctgtacttcTGTATTTACAGGAAATTGCAAAAGCAGTCTCTTTAACAGaacccagaagaaaaaaaaaccaacaaattaGTAACAATCCTATCTGAGAATATCTCTTTGAGAGAGGCAAAAGACATTTTTGACAGTGAACACAATTTGTAGATTCATGTCAATTTAATAAATGAAAGACATATAGCCAATAACCTAGATTGTGATTTGAGCTCTTTCAATCAAAATTAATCATTTGaagtaaaaatatttgaaaagaaaacaaagtaaaacaaacaaacaacttaaatTCCTGCAAGAAAGCAGTCAGAGGCCTCCGGACAGCTGAAATGAGAAAAGCTGACCCACTTTGGTCGACAAGCATCAATCATATTTTCTGGCATGGACACAGATTGCTGTGAGTTTTAAACACAATCCAGACAGAAATGGAACAGTTAGTAAACAATTCAGTTTGTACCCAGAAAGCCAGCAGGAATACTTACCACTTGATCACTCACTGGCCTCATCATCCGGGCCAGGACATTAAGTAAGTCTTGTCTCTTAAGGAACTGCAAAAATGAGAGAAATTAATCAATACCTTCAGCTTACAGTTACAGAAGGGCCGTGGAGGGACTCCAGGGAAAACAGAACTGCAGGGCAGACAGACGTTGGAGCGGCCGCTCCCTACTCACCCTCAGCTGGATAAGCATGCCTTCACAGCACACTCGGCCAGAACACCACAGGTTATAGATGTGCTCATTCTCCTGATTCAACTTCCCTGTGCTTGTGGCTTCTTTGTTAGTCCCATCATCCCCTAGGAGTAAAAGCACTGAATCTGACTCACTGGACCTTTGGATCACGTTAGGGCAGCAACGCTCTGCTATCTCACAGAATCTCCTTGGACAGGGATTAAAGGACCAGCAATGTTGCTTTTACTTCAGTATTATCTTAAAGGTTTTACACCTCAATAGACGTGATGTATAAATTTATCATCTGCTCCATCGTACATGCATTCATCTAGTCTTGAAGACATACTCAGTGTCACCTCTCGGCCAACCATCTTCATAACAACGCTTGTGTATACGGCCTGCATTTTCTGCATGAGCTCCATTGATTCCAATTACCTCTGACAGGGTAGAGTTCAAAGGCAGTTTCCACACATTTCAAATCACcaatatcattattttatttcaattttatacCAACTTCATGCAGACTACAGCAAACAACTGCCAGAGATTCCTGTGCAAAGGGACTGATTTCCACTGTTCCACCATTTtatgttgctatccattcatgttccTCTGTAAATGTatgaagagagcagagagaacgGCATCTCCTCTGCCACCAGTGCACAGCAGGCACCAAGACCGGGCATCAAGGAGACAGACAGGCTCTTTATCATCTGCTAGGCCAAGTGTCTGGGGTGCCGCAGGCTGCTGCACAGGCTAGTAGAGGTGGTGcttcttttttacttttacaaCTCTTTATTGTTCCCATAAAAAAAGTTATGGATTCTGTCTGGCATGAAGAAGAGGGAGGGCAATGAGCCAAAGAATGCTCCCCACCGCCCCCAACCCAAATTCTACCATCAAAAAACACCCTAAAAACCATGGAATAGGGGAGACAGCATCCACTGGTAAACAGGTATAGTTTAGCATAGACTAATAACATAGCTGCAATTTAACCCCTTAGATAAGCTTTAACATCAGCCTCCTTCATAGAAAAAACAGAAACTATGTCCCATCAACAGTGCTGCCACAAAGAACAATTAGGAAACAAtatgtgaccaaaaaaaaaaaaaatttaaaaaaggccaaccaaacaaaacccaacattgtATAAGGCCTAACTTGGtggcattggggaggcagaggcatggtcAGGGCTACAGAATcgaccagtaagatggctcagctggtgaagGCATTGGCTACCAAACCCCGACTGCTGGGGCCTGCGGCCTGCATGTGGCAGGAGAGAGCAAGTTCCTACAGGTTGTTTTCCTGCTTGTGCTCTTGGTCACAGCACTCCTGCCCACCTCCAACACATAAAGTAACAAATGAACTAAAAACAACTAAACCCACCAGACAAAACAATGCAAGTGAGGAACACACTGCAGTGTGTGTGACCAGCAGCAGATGGGCCGGACCTCACCACTAAGGAGCATGAAGGCGGCTGAGCTCACAACCTCACACAGCTGCCTGCCCCGCCCCACACAGTGTGTGCATATCCCACATGTGGCATAAAAACCAAAGGACCCAGAACTTGAAGAAATTGTGAGGATTTCTAAAAATCAAACTGAAACTAGTTTATCAAACAACCTAAAATGACAGTTTCTTGTTTCAACAAGAATTTTTTGGCTGGGCAGcattggcacacgcctttaatcccagcacttgggaggtagaggcaggtggatttctgagttcgaggccagcctggtctacagagttccaggacagccaggctacacagagaaaccctgtctcaaaaaaaaaaaaaaaaaaaaaaatcaaaaaaaaatttttttaaattttgtttttatattgacTATATCAAAAGCTATTTAGCAATTATACTGTTGACTAAGGAAAAATGAGCCTATATGTTTAATTTACTCATATATGGAAGCCAACAGAATGGGATCACTGGAGAAAACAAATGCACTGTAGCCAGCATGCCATGAAAGCATTTAGCTATTTCTGTTGAGTGAGGGGATAAACTGTTCTTACCAGACTGTTTCCAGGCAGGCTCCCAGACTTGGATTGGCTTAACTTACCCACTAATGTAAAATTGCTCTCCAAAAGCTCTCTATGAGAGTTAAACCAGGCCTGAGCAAGTCGGCTGTTTTTATTCTTCCCAATGATGTAGTTCATGATATAGGCAAGCAGACCAGTCACCATCAAAATTTCTAGGTAATAACTCTCCCAACTGTTCTGGAGGTGTGCAGGAACCTTAAGAAGGAAAAATTCCCATTTAATTTTGGCTGAGGTTGAACACGGAGTCTAAGGAATGGATGAAAAAATGAGAAAGCCCATAGACAGAAGTCGATACTTTATATAACTCTCACTGGGGAAAAGTTACACTTTAGTGGCCAGAGAGAAGACTtgatggttaggagcactggttgctcttggagaggacataggtttgatttctagcacccagAAAGTAGCTTATAACCATCTCtacctccagttctagggacCTGATACTGTCTTTGCCCTCCAAGAGGAATAGGCATGCACAGGGTGCACTTAACAAACGTGCAGAAAAAATACCcctacagggctggtgagatggct
This window encodes:
- the Ccdc47 gene encoding coiled-coil domain-containing protein 47 isoform X1, which encodes MVTGLLAYIMNYIIGKNKNSRLAQAWFNSHRELLESNFTLVGDDGTNKEATSTGKLNQENEHIYNLWCSGRVCCEGMLIQLRFLKRQDLLNVLARMMRPVSDQVQIKVTMNDEDMDTYVFAVGTRKALLRLQKEMQDLSEFCSDKPKSGAKYGLPDSLAILSEMGEVTEGMMDTKMVHFLTHYADKIESVHFSDQFSGPKIMQEEGQPLKLPDTKRTLLFTFNVPGSGNTYPKDMESLLPLMNMVIYSIDKAKKFRLNREGKQKADKNRARVEENFLKLTHVQRQEAAQSRREEKKRAEKERIMNEEDPEKQRRLEEAALRREQKKLEKKQMKMKQIKVKAM
- the Ccdc47 gene encoding coiled-coil domain-containing protein 47 precursor produces the protein MKAFYAFCVVLLVFGSVSEAKFDDFEDEEDIVEYDDNDFAEFEDVMEDSVTESPQRVISTEDDEDEATVELEGQDESQEGDFEDADTQEGDTESEPYDDEEFEGYEDKPDTSSNKNKDPITIVDVPAHLQNSWESYYLEILMVTGLLAYIMNYIIGKNKNSRLAQAWFNSHRELLESNFTLVGDDGTNKEATSTGKLNQENEHIYNLWCSGRVCCEGMLIQLRFLKRQDLLNVLARMMRPVSDQVQIKVTMNDEDMDTYVFAVGTRKALLRLQKEMQDLSEFCSDKPKSGAKYGLPDSLAILSEMGEVTEGMMDTKMVHFLTHYADKIESVHFSDQFSGPKIMQEEGQPLKLPDTKRTLLFTFNVPGSGNTYPKDMESLLPLMNMVIYSIDKAKKFRLNREGKQKADKNRARVEENFLKLTHVQRQEAAQSRREEKKRAEKERIMNEEDPEKQRRLEEAALRREQKKLEKKQMKMKQIKVKAM